One stretch of Oncorhynchus clarkii lewisi isolate Uvic-CL-2024 chromosome 3, UVic_Ocla_1.0, whole genome shotgun sequence DNA includes these proteins:
- the LOC139405747 gene encoding uncharacterized protein, giving the protein MEDVCVEEIEHTEEPLYRMETEERDERRDGEKDVTQDRNGSPIVPETPLISDTAKAERDGGIRGEKERKDREDERVIPLFLPPSRCHGGKERPGEDRGERAEAGKGVWGRREEEEGEVLDLSFPKKREIKERSLWHESSLLMEVDEVEGDGDRDIVEEDDGDDEEDSILRMDGADILGGPLLSPLFFSTSVFTSLSSIDSESEGLLLIDDQGIPYTLTPEGHKVPQMNSSRPDNPPSSQPKVQSSSLEVEDDRSSHITTAWVTYLSRGLVKTPHTHKENTCPTPVTSMKPSQKSELLKNTEHSKNPELSQNAEPPKVLDSDVKSFSEASAAVSQPSGSAVHLQPPQPIQILTNPSSNTPILLFPSSPQLSSIPLTKTDANPGLLAFSLPLSLTQNTPSASTSMFLLLSSSTTSSSSQSFSTSTPIALIDPSTGQLSQITASSSYPLSLSLSSGQLATSVSSLPANPSHPVIRTTPNNSPTILSRESSIVNPPAPLTSPSVVSSPPSKQPSADGSSKAVLLSSPPHKHTEPNCCDPNTDHQSLSTEETQMESVPNGSSPTKAPPLTHPQSPSLSFDFSLEAFDQSKAPESKHTSLPWDDHLYFSSATAPPSPPLAPIFPSSGPRNLNPLDPLDPLSPASSPSSGPRRVLYCPLCPRIFYYQSDLERHSITHSQNKPYVCLQCGKAFKRSSHLQRHKHIHTGERNFVCPICSKRFREAGELQRHQRVHTGEKPYQCPLCHTRFAERNTMRRHTRRKHPYHQAAMAMLSEGGGREGGDEDEGTEEWYSSTVSNLDNSDSETDSEVTS; this is encoded by the exons ATGGAGGATGTGTGTGTTGAAGAGATAGAACACACTGAGGAGCCTCTCTACAGgatggagacagaagagagggatgagaggagagatggagagaaggatgtTACACAAGACAGGAACGGTAGTCCCATTGTCCCTGAAACGCCTCTCATCTCTGACACAGCCAaggcagagagggatggagggataaggggggagaaagaaaggaaagatagagaggatgagagagtgaTCCCTCTTTTCCTACCCCCTAGTCGATGCCATGGTGGAAAAGAGAgaccaggagaggatagaggagagagagcagaggcagGGAAAGGAGtttgggggagaagagaggaagaggagggagaagtattGGATCTGAGCTTCCCTAAAAAGAGAGAGATTAAGGAGAGGAGCCTTTGGCATGAGAGCTCACTGCTTATGGAGGTAGATGAGGTAGAGGGGGATGGAGATAGGGACATAGTAGAGGAAGATGATGGCGATGATGAAGAGGATTCTATATTGAGAATGGATGGAGCTGACATTTTGGGGGGACCTCTCTTGTCTCCCTTGTTCTTCTCTACCTCCGttttcacctccctctcttccatagACTCTGAAAGTGAAGGTCTTCTCCTGATAGATGACCAGGGTATTCCATACAcactcacccctgaggggcacAAAGTGCCCCAAATGAACTCTTCCAGGCCAGACAACCCCCCCTCAAGCCAGCCAAAGGTGCAGTCCAGCTCCTTGGAGGTAGAGGATGACAGGTCGTCTCATATAACCACAGCATGGGTCACTTACCTCAGCCGAGGTTTAGTaaaaactccacacacacacaaggaaaaCACATGTCCCACTCCTGTTACGTCTATGAAACCCTCACAGAAATCAGAACTTCTAAAAAATACAGAACACTCAAAGAACCCAGAACTCTCACAGAATGCGGAACCCCCTAAGGTTCTAGATTCAGATGTGAAATCTTTTAGTGAGGCTAGTGCTGCTGTTTCCCAACCCTCTGGTTCTGCTGTACACCTCCAACCCCCTCAGCCCATCCAGATCCTGACTAACCCCTCCTCCaacacccccatcctcctcttcccctcctccccccagctCTCCTCCATTCCCTTAACCAAGACTGATGCCAACCCAGGCCTCCtggccttctctctccccctctccctcacccagAACACTCCCAGTGCCTCTACCTCTATGttccttctcctttcctcctccaccacctcttcctCCAGTCAGTCTTTCTCTACCTCCACCCCCATTGCTCTCATTGACCCCTCCACCGGTCAGCTCTCCCAAATCACTGCCTCCTCTTcataccctctttctctctctctctcttctggtcAGCTCGCCACATCAGTGTCATCCCTCCCGGCCAATCCCTCTCACCCAGTTATTAGAACGACACCCAACAACTCCCCTACCATCCTATCAAGAGAGAGTTCCATCGTTAACCCTCCCGCCCCCCTGACCTCCCCCTCTGtggtctcctcccctccctccaagCAGCCCAGTGCTGATGGCAGTTCTAAAGCAGTTCTACTCAGCTCACCTCCTCACAAACACACTGAACCAAACTGTTGTGACCCCAACACCGATCATCAGTCACTATCTACTGAAGAAACCCAAATGGAGTCTGTCCCAAATGGGTCATCTCCTACTAAAGCCCCTCCCCTTACACATCCGCAATCCCCTTCTCTGTCCTTTGACTTCAGTTTGGAGGCATTCGACCAATCAAAAGCCCCAGAGTCAAAGCACACCTCCCTCCCATGGGACGACCATCTCTACTTCTCCTCTGCCAccgctcctccctcccctccccttgccCCCATCTTCCCCTCCAGCGGACCCAGGAACCTGAACCCCCTGGACCCTCTGGACCCCCTGTCCCCAGCCTCGTCTCCCTCCTCTGGGCCACGAAGGGTCCTCTACTGCCCTCTCTGCCCCAGGATCTTCTACTACCAGTCTGACCTGGAGCGTCACTCCATCACCCACTCTCAGAACAAACCCTATGTCTGCCTGCAGTGTGGCAAGGCCTTCAAACGCTCCAGCCATTTGCAG AGACACAAGCACATTCACACGGGCGAGAGGAACTTTGTGTGCCCCATCTGCTCCAAGCGTTTCAGGGAGGCAGGCGAGCTGCAGCGCCATCAGAgggtacacacaggagagaagccctacCAGTGCCCGCTGTGCCACACACGCTTCGCAGAGCGCAACACCATGCGTCGACACACTAGACGCAAACACCCTTACCACCAGGCAGCTATGGCGATGCTGTccgagggaggaggaagagaaggaggggatGAAGATGAGGGCACAGAAGAGTGGTATAGTTCCACTGTGTCCAACTTGGACAACTCTGACTCTGAAACAGATTCTGAGGTCACTTCCTGA